One Cellulosimicrobium protaetiae genomic region harbors:
- a CDS encoding DUF6325 family protein — MATSTFGPVEIVAVAFPTDRIPAGVQASVLEVLAEGTVTLLDLAVVRRSDDGDVEFVEVTDLGDELEITDVELTASGLAGEEDLDAVAAGLAPGTSALVLVVEHTWARGMVAATSAADGVVLLSERIPAEVVNEVADLALVED, encoded by the coding sequence ATGGCCACGTCCACCTTCGGCCCCGTCGAGATCGTCGCCGTCGCCTTCCCGACCGACCGCATCCCCGCCGGCGTCCAGGCGTCCGTCCTCGAGGTGCTCGCGGAGGGGACGGTGACGCTGCTCGACCTCGCGGTCGTGCGGCGCTCCGACGACGGCGACGTCGAGTTCGTGGAGGTGACCGACCTCGGCGACGAGCTCGAGATCACCGACGTCGAGCTCACCGCCTCCGGGCTCGCGGGCGAGGAGGACCTCGACGCGGTCGCGGCCGGGCTCGCGCCGGGCACCTCGGCCCTCGTGCTCGTGGTGGAGCACACGTGGGCGCGCGGGATGGTCGCCGCGACGAGCGCCGCCGACGGCGTCGTCCTGCTCAGCGAGCGGATCCCCGCCGAGGTCGTCAACGAGGTCGCGGACCTCGCGCTCGTCGAGGACTGA
- a CDS encoding DUF7144 family membrane protein: protein MARSSQVTAWVGWVWFAGIVLVTIGFFNAISGLVAVFSPKSLVGVTDAGVVVLDVSTWGWIHLVIGVLLVLTGFALLSGKGWARMVAIVLVVLNAIAQFTTLQVTPWWSVVTIALDVFVLWALVVHGDEAERAAR, encoded by the coding sequence ATGGCACGCTCGTCTCAGGTCACCGCATGGGTCGGCTGGGTCTGGTTCGCCGGGATCGTGCTCGTCACGATCGGCTTCTTCAACGCGATCAGCGGCCTCGTCGCCGTGTTCTCGCCGAAGAGCCTCGTCGGCGTCACCGACGCGGGCGTCGTCGTCCTCGACGTCTCGACGTGGGGGTGGATCCACCTCGTCATCGGCGTGCTGCTCGTCCTGACCGGCTTCGCGCTGCTCTCGGGCAAGGGCTGGGCGCGGATGGTCGCCATCGTCCTCGTCGTCCTCAACGCGATCGCGCAGTTCACGACCCTCCAGGTGACGCCCTGGTGGTCGGTCGTGACGATCGCGCTCGACGTCTTCGTCCTGTGGGCCCTCGTCGTCCACGGCGACGAGGCCGAGCGCGCCGCGCGCTGA
- a CDS encoding AI-2E family transporter, whose amino-acid sequence MTTPRAADGPDTPGHDVPGEGTARPATGDAPPLAHRDDPWSGLPDAGTRPVQHDSRRPPRWVPRALAMSVVAVFVGVFAWYALGRLEGLGVNVLIAFFIALALEPIVVWLVRHGWRRGVAAGVSLIGSIVVVLVVLALFGNLFVQQLIQLVQSLPALYEQVRDWVQQQFDVALPESDDLLRQAFEEFGQDVASGAILVGTTVVGVIFAALTVLLVTYYLLAAGPRFRAAVCRWLTPNRQEEVLRLWEITQIKVSDFINSRIVLAALSSVFTFVFLLIVQTPYALPLAVFTGVVSQFVPTIGTYIGGALPVAVALTSQGLPQALAVLAFIIGYQQLENLYFSPKVSARALEMNPAVSFVVVLAFGAVFGALGAFLALPIAATIQAVANTYLQRHELIDSHMLHDPGTVGTDEKGKGNGRGRGKDDGGPARRRRKNREANLEAERTVDERRAEGVE is encoded by the coding sequence ATGACGACGCCCCGCGCGGCCGACGGTCCCGACACCCCCGGTCACGACGTGCCCGGCGAGGGCACCGCGCGCCCGGCCACCGGGGACGCGCCGCCCCTCGCGCACCGCGACGACCCCTGGTCGGGACTGCCCGACGCCGGGACGCGACCCGTCCAGCACGACTCCCGCCGGCCGCCCCGCTGGGTGCCGCGCGCGCTCGCGATGTCGGTGGTGGCCGTCTTCGTCGGGGTCTTCGCGTGGTACGCCCTGGGCCGCCTGGAGGGCCTGGGCGTCAACGTCCTCATCGCGTTCTTCATCGCGCTCGCGCTCGAGCCGATCGTGGTGTGGCTCGTGCGGCACGGCTGGCGGCGCGGCGTCGCCGCCGGCGTCTCGCTCATCGGGTCCATCGTCGTGGTGCTCGTCGTCCTCGCGCTCTTCGGCAACCTCTTCGTCCAGCAGCTCATCCAGCTCGTCCAGTCCCTGCCCGCGCTGTACGAGCAGGTCCGCGACTGGGTGCAGCAGCAGTTCGACGTCGCCCTGCCGGAGTCCGACGACCTGCTCCGCCAGGCGTTCGAGGAGTTCGGCCAGGACGTGGCGTCCGGCGCGATCCTCGTGGGGACGACGGTCGTCGGGGTGATCTTCGCCGCGCTGACCGTCCTGCTCGTCACGTACTACCTGCTGGCGGCGGGGCCCCGGTTCCGGGCGGCCGTGTGCCGCTGGCTCACGCCGAACCGGCAGGAGGAGGTGCTGCGCCTGTGGGAGATCACGCAGATCAAGGTCTCCGACTTCATCAACTCGCGCATCGTCCTCGCCGCGCTGTCGAGCGTGTTCACCTTCGTGTTCCTGCTGATCGTGCAGACGCCGTACGCGCTGCCGCTCGCGGTCTTCACCGGCGTCGTCTCGCAGTTCGTCCCGACGATCGGCACGTACATCGGCGGCGCGCTGCCGGTCGCGGTCGCGCTCACCTCGCAGGGGCTTCCCCAGGCGTTGGCGGTCCTCGCGTTCATCATCGGCTACCAGCAGCTCGAGAACCTCTACTTCTCGCCCAAGGTCTCGGCGCGCGCGCTCGAGATGAACCCCGCGGTCAGCTTCGTCGTCGTGCTGGCGTTCGGCGCGGTCTTCGGCGCGCTGGGCGCCTTCCTGGCGCTGCCGATCGCCGCGACGATCCAGGCGGTGGCGAACACCTACCTGCAGCGGCACGAGCTCATCGACTCGCACATGCTGCACGACCCCGGCACCGTCGGCACGGACGAGAAGGGCAAGGGGAACGGCAGGGGCCGCGGCAAGGACGACGGCGGTCCCGCGCGCCGCCGGCGCAAGAACCGAGAGGCGAACCTGGAGGCCGAGCGCACGGTCGACGAGCGCCGCGCGGAGGGTGTCGAGTAG
- a CDS encoding ABC transporter permease, with translation MRAALEAEALKLARSAVARIATVAIVVVVPVLAVGFAAAAEHGGTSALALKVRPLVPGTGWDAVTGTTGQVLTVASLLATGFVVSWTFGREITQGTIEPLLTSLPSRAAVVTAKLGVVTGWAAAAGTASVGVAVLLGLALGPDAGSPWPGFTRAVTGAVLAALLALPCALVATWGRDALAGVGTVLGMVVVTQVFTVVGAGAWFPWAAPSLWLGMGGPDVHVSGWQLAAAPAVAAASWWATATWWRRAELVSR, from the coding sequence ATGAGGGCGGCGCTCGAGGCCGAGGCCCTCAAGCTCGCCCGCTCGGCGGTCGCCCGGATCGCGACGGTCGCGATCGTGGTCGTCGTCCCCGTGCTCGCGGTCGGGTTCGCCGCCGCCGCCGAGCACGGCGGGACGAGCGCCCTCGCGCTCAAGGTCCGCCCGCTGGTTCCCGGGACTGGCTGGGACGCCGTCACCGGGACCACGGGCCAGGTCCTGACCGTGGCCTCGCTGCTCGCCACCGGCTTCGTCGTGAGCTGGACCTTCGGCCGCGAGATCACCCAGGGGACGATCGAGCCGCTGCTCACGTCCCTGCCCTCACGCGCCGCCGTCGTGACGGCCAAGCTCGGCGTCGTCACCGGGTGGGCCGCGGCGGCGGGCACCGCGAGCGTGGGGGTCGCGGTCCTCCTCGGTCTCGCGCTCGGTCCCGACGCCGGTTCACCCTGGCCGGGATTCACGCGTGCCGTGACCGGTGCGGTCCTCGCGGCCCTCCTCGCGCTCCCGTGCGCGCTCGTCGCGACCTGGGGCCGGGACGCCCTCGCCGGGGTGGGCACCGTCCTGGGGATGGTCGTCGTGACCCAGGTCTTCACCGTGGTCGGTGCCGGGGCCTGGTTCCCGTGGGCCGCCCCGAGCCTCTGGCTCGGGATGGGCGGGCCCGACGTGCACGTCTCGGGCTGGCAGCTCGCGGCGGCCCCGGCCGTCGCGGCCGCGAGCTGGTGGGCGACCGCGACGTGGTGGCGCCGCGCGGAGCTCGTGAGCCGCTGA
- a CDS encoding ABC transporter ATP-binding protein, with translation MARGPVPAVRAGRLARSFGDVDAVRGIDIEVLPGQVHALVGLNGAGKSTLLRLLVGLLRPGSGSAELFGVPAWGAPADVRARVGFVGSGHAYGELTVRENLRTAARLHGSCAREATARADALVESLALGRWAGRRVRTLSDGNRRRVELACALVHDADLLVLDEPTNALDPAGVVEIRESVLRRAAGGAAVLVSSHHLDEMARVATTIDVVHEGRVVGRLPPDGADLERQFFRTVHAAAEAGR, from the coding sequence ATGGCTAGGGGACCGGTGCCCGCGGTCCGGGCCGGACGGCTGGCCCGGTCGTTCGGGGACGTCGACGCGGTGCGGGGGATCGACATCGAGGTGCTTCCCGGGCAGGTGCACGCTCTCGTCGGGCTCAACGGTGCCGGGAAGTCCACGCTCCTACGGCTGCTCGTCGGTCTCCTCCGGCCCGGCTCGGGCTCCGCCGAGCTCTTCGGCGTGCCCGCCTGGGGCGCGCCCGCCGACGTCCGTGCCCGGGTCGGCTTCGTGGGCTCCGGGCACGCGTACGGCGAGCTCACCGTCCGGGAGAACCTGCGCACGGCGGCGCGCCTGCACGGCTCCTGCGCACGCGAGGCCACGGCCCGCGCCGACGCGCTCGTCGAGTCGCTCGCGCTCGGCCGCTGGGCGGGCCGCCGGGTGCGGACCCTCTCCGACGGCAACCGGCGTCGGGTCGAGCTCGCGTGCGCGCTCGTGCACGACGCGGACCTGCTCGTGCTCGACGAGCCCACCAACGCCCTGGACCCCGCAGGCGTCGTCGAGATCCGCGAGAGCGTGCTGCGCCGCGCCGCGGGTGGGGCCGCCGTCCTGGTCTCGAGCCATCACCTGGACGAGATGGCCCGCGTCGCCACGACCATCGACGTCGTGCACGAGGGTCGCGTGGTCGGCCGCCTGCCTCCGGACGGCGCCGACCTCGAGCGCCAGTTCTTCCGGACGGTGCACGCCGCCGCGGAGGCAGGACGATGA
- a CDS encoding TetR/AcrR family transcriptional regulator, giving the protein MNRPETSTTRAARTHARLAACALELFERQGYEATSAAQIAAAAGVSEMTFFRHFPAKERTVLDDPYDPVLVEAVARRPRTEPALVRTVAGLRSAWSGIPAEAVDVVRRRTRVVAATPVLRGAVGQNNLRTEEAVVARLVADGCEPLEARAAVVATLAALTAALLHWADGGTDDLAAAVDRALGVLVPDGTRRSGAHDG; this is encoded by the coding sequence GTGAACCGTCCCGAGACGTCGACCACGCGCGCCGCCCGCACGCACGCCCGTCTGGCCGCGTGCGCGCTGGAGCTGTTCGAACGGCAGGGCTACGAGGCGACGTCGGCCGCGCAGATCGCCGCCGCGGCGGGCGTGTCGGAGATGACGTTCTTCCGGCACTTCCCCGCCAAGGAGCGCACCGTCCTCGACGACCCGTACGACCCCGTCCTGGTGGAGGCCGTGGCGAGACGCCCGCGCACCGAGCCGGCCCTGGTCCGTACCGTCGCCGGCCTGCGGTCCGCGTGGTCCGGCATCCCGGCCGAGGCCGTCGACGTCGTGCGGCGCCGGACGCGGGTCGTGGCGGCGACGCCCGTCCTGCGCGGCGCCGTCGGGCAGAACAACCTGCGCACGGAGGAGGCGGTCGTCGCCCGGCTCGTCGCGGACGGGTGCGAACCCCTCGAGGCGCGCGCGGCGGTGGTGGCGACGCTCGCCGCGCTGACCGCCGCCCTCCTGCACTGGGCCGACGGCGGGACCGACGACCTCGCGGCCGCCGTCGACCGCGCCCTGGGCGTCCTCGTGCCCGACGGCACCCGACGGTCGGGTGCGCACGATGGCTAG
- a CDS encoding GAP family protein: MGAAIGQSLPVAVGVLISPLPIVAVVLMLVSGRAKANAFAFLAAWFVAVGAVTLLVAMLAGAATPDDEGPPLWAAIVKIVLGVLLLLLAVKQWRGRPRAGFEPPAPKWMAAIDAFTPVKAAGLAVLLGAVNPKNLLLVVSGGAAIASAAPDDTNAQVVAAVVFALVASIGVAAPVFVYLFMGSRAATMLDELKGWMTHNNAVIMAVLLLVLGAKMLGDGISAL; encoded by the coding sequence ATGGGTGCGGCGATCGGCCAGTCCCTCCCCGTCGCGGTGGGCGTGCTCATCAGCCCGCTGCCGATCGTGGCGGTCGTGCTCATGCTCGTGAGCGGGCGGGCGAAGGCGAACGCCTTCGCGTTCCTCGCCGCGTGGTTCGTCGCGGTCGGCGCGGTGACGCTGCTCGTCGCGATGCTCGCGGGGGCCGCCACGCCGGACGACGAGGGCCCGCCCCTGTGGGCCGCGATCGTCAAGATCGTCCTCGGCGTCCTGCTGCTGCTCCTCGCGGTGAAGCAGTGGCGGGGTCGCCCACGCGCCGGGTTCGAGCCGCCGGCGCCGAAGTGGATGGCGGCGATCGACGCGTTCACGCCGGTCAAGGCCGCCGGGCTCGCCGTGCTGCTGGGTGCGGTCAACCCCAAGAACCTGCTGCTCGTCGTCTCCGGCGGGGCGGCGATCGCGTCGGCTGCGCCCGACGACACGAACGCCCAGGTCGTCGCCGCGGTCGTGTTCGCGCTCGTCGCGAGCATCGGCGTCGCGGCGCCGGTCTTCGTCTACCTGTTCATGGGGTCCCGAGCGGCCACGATGCTCGACGAGCTCAAGGGCTGGATGACCCACAACAACGCCGTCATCATGGCGGTCCTCCTGCTGGTCCTCGGCGCGAAGATGCTCGGTGACGGGATCTCGGCGCTCTAG
- a CDS encoding DUF1269 domain-containing protein gives MATLTVWKFDTPEGAQRAEDALLALQKQELIQVQDAAVVSWEEGKKKPRTRQGNSTTAVGALGGTFWGLLFGLLFFVPLLGAAIGAASGAIAGALTDVGIDDDFIDSVRSKVTPGTSALFVLTSGAVIDRVHEALQAEGVHGELIQTNLSADEEAKLRAAFDENA, from the coding sequence GTGGCAACGCTCACCGTGTGGAAGTTCGACACCCCCGAGGGCGCGCAGCGCGCCGAGGACGCGCTGCTCGCGCTCCAGAAGCAGGAGCTGATCCAGGTCCAGGACGCGGCGGTCGTGTCCTGGGAGGAGGGCAAGAAGAAGCCGAGGACGCGGCAGGGCAACAGCACGACGGCGGTCGGGGCGCTCGGTGGGACGTTCTGGGGGCTGCTCTTCGGGCTGCTGTTCTTCGTCCCGCTGCTCGGGGCCGCGATCGGTGCGGCGTCCGGCGCCATCGCGGGCGCGCTGACCGACGTCGGCATCGACGACGACTTCATCGACTCCGTGCGCAGCAAGGTCACGCCGGGCACGTCGGCGCTGTTCGTGCTCACGTCCGGCGCCGTGATCGACCGGGTGCACGAGGCCCTGCAGGCCGAGGGTGTCCACGGCGAGCTCATCCAGACCAACCTCTCCGCGGACGAGGAGGCCAAGCTCCGCGCCGCCTTCGACGAGAACGCCTGA
- a CDS encoding SulP family inorganic anion transporter, translating to MSGSRTPSVPAGGRARARTPLLFGSLRGYQKAWLQGDLVAGLTVWAVLVPESLAYATIAGVSPVVGLYAAVPSLVLYTAFGSSRHLVVGPMSATAALSAAVVAVFAPGDAAFYAALTTGVALVTGLLCLVAGIARLGFVASFISEPVLKGFIVGMALVIIIGQVPALLGVEKGEGNFFEKLWTILTELGTANGPTVLLGLGTLAALLAIKRWAPKVPGSLVAVVIGIVAILALSLDDDGVEIVGPIDAGLPALGFPDMDWGNYTALIGPCAGVMLVGFAEALGAAKTYAAREGYDIDPNRELIGMGAANLGSGLASGMVVNGSLSKTAVNGGAGAKSQVSGLTAAVLVVLTLLFLTPVFESLPEATLAAVVIAAVTELVDVRALRRLYGLRTPTMRRLYGNAARDDFYAAAATTAGVLLLDTLPGLVIGVVLSLLLLLARASRPHVAVLVRSAHGLWVDADRRALLGKDGGTSVPGVLVVRPESGLFFANAEALRHHVRDLAAAASPRLVVLDTETVPFIDVDAAEMLATLRTDLARHGTRLVLARDVGQVRDELRAAVGRDERPPVYADVDAAIAAEGAGTPDAPGAGG from the coding sequence ATGTCGGGTTCGCGAACACCCTCGGTGCCGGCGGGGGGCCGGGCGCGCGCACGGACCCCGCTCCTCTTCGGCTCGTTGCGCGGCTACCAGAAGGCGTGGCTCCAGGGCGATCTCGTCGCGGGGCTCACCGTCTGGGCAGTGCTCGTCCCGGAGTCGCTCGCCTACGCGACGATCGCGGGCGTCTCTCCGGTGGTGGGCCTCTACGCGGCCGTCCCGTCGCTCGTCCTCTACACCGCGTTCGGCAGCTCGCGGCACCTCGTCGTCGGGCCCATGTCCGCGACGGCCGCGCTCTCGGCCGCGGTCGTGGCGGTGTTCGCGCCGGGGGACGCGGCGTTCTACGCCGCGCTCACGACCGGGGTCGCGCTCGTCACGGGGCTGCTGTGCCTCGTCGCGGGGATCGCCCGGCTCGGGTTCGTCGCGTCGTTCATCTCCGAGCCCGTGCTCAAGGGCTTCATCGTCGGCATGGCGCTGGTGATCATTATCGGCCAGGTCCCGGCGCTGCTCGGCGTCGAGAAGGGTGAGGGCAACTTCTTCGAGAAGCTCTGGACGATCCTCACCGAGCTCGGCACCGCGAACGGCCCGACGGTCCTGCTCGGGCTCGGCACGCTCGCGGCGCTGCTCGCGATCAAGCGGTGGGCGCCGAAGGTCCCCGGTTCGCTCGTCGCGGTCGTCATCGGGATCGTCGCGATCCTGGCGCTGTCGCTCGACGACGACGGTGTGGAGATCGTCGGCCCGATCGACGCGGGCCTCCCCGCGCTCGGGTTCCCCGACATGGACTGGGGCAACTACACGGCCCTGATCGGACCGTGCGCGGGCGTCATGCTCGTCGGGTTCGCCGAGGCGCTCGGCGCCGCGAAGACGTACGCCGCGCGCGAGGGCTACGACATCGACCCCAACCGCGAGCTGATCGGCATGGGCGCCGCCAACCTCGGGTCGGGCCTCGCGTCAGGGATGGTCGTGAACGGCAGCCTGTCCAAGACCGCGGTCAACGGCGGTGCGGGCGCCAAGAGCCAGGTCTCGGGCCTCACCGCGGCGGTCCTCGTCGTCCTCACCCTGCTCTTCCTCACCCCCGTCTTCGAGTCGCTGCCGGAGGCGACGCTCGCCGCGGTCGTCATCGCGGCCGTGACCGAGCTCGTCGACGTCCGCGCGCTGCGCCGCCTCTACGGCCTGCGCACCCCGACCATGCGCCGCCTGTACGGCAACGCGGCCCGCGACGACTTCTACGCCGCCGCGGCGACCACGGCGGGCGTCCTCCTCCTCGACACGCTGCCCGGGCTCGTCATCGGGGTCGTGCTGTCGCTGCTGCTCCTCCTCGCGCGCGCGTCGCGCCCGCACGTCGCGGTCCTGGTGCGCTCCGCGCACGGGCTGTGGGTCGACGCCGACCGTCGGGCGCTCCTCGGGAAGGACGGCGGCACGTCCGTCCCCGGTGTCCTCGTGGTCCGGCCCGAGTCCGGGCTGTTCTTCGCGAACGCCGAGGCCCTGCGCCACCACGTCCGCGACCTCGCCGCCGCGGCCTCCCCGCGGCTCGTCGTCCTCGACACCGAGACCGTCCCGTTCATCGACGTGGACGCCGCCGAGATGCTCGCCACGTTGCGGACCGACCTGGCCCGCCACGGCACGCGCCTCGTCCTCGCCCGCGACGTCGGTCAGGTCCGCGACGAGCTGCGCGCCGCCGTCGGACGGGACGAGCGCCCGCCGGTCTACGCGGACGTCGACGCCGCGATCGCGGCCGAGGGTGCCGGGACCCCCGACGCCCCCGGCGCGGGGGGATAG
- a CDS encoding PAS and ANTAR domain-containing protein — MTVDDHAIEQALARGAHQQIGQYRLDLATGVWWWSPETYRLHGFEPGDVVPTTALVLAHKHPDDRERVGTILEEARRTGAPFSSVHRIMDAHGGERFLVVVGQGRRDRETGEVTELVGYFVDVTRTVTEHAQDRARHDIAAAAATRGTIEQAKGVVMTAYGVRPDEAFARLRRASNDRNVPLREIALLVADEAARGGSDVLARVDALLRRR; from the coding sequence GTGACCGTAGACGACCACGCCATCGAGCAGGCACTCGCCCGTGGCGCGCACCAGCAGATCGGGCAGTACCGCCTCGACCTCGCCACCGGCGTCTGGTGGTGGTCGCCCGAGACGTACCGTCTGCACGGGTTCGAGCCGGGCGACGTCGTCCCGACGACCGCCCTCGTCCTCGCGCACAAGCACCCCGACGACCGCGAGCGGGTCGGCACGATCCTCGAGGAGGCGCGCCGCACCGGCGCGCCGTTCTCGAGCGTGCACCGGATCATGGACGCGCACGGCGGCGAACGCTTCCTCGTCGTGGTCGGCCAGGGTCGCCGCGACCGCGAGACGGGGGAGGTCACCGAGCTCGTCGGGTACTTCGTGGACGTCACGCGGACCGTCACCGAGCATGCGCAGGATCGCGCCCGGCACGACATCGCCGCCGCGGCCGCGACCCGGGGGACGATCGAGCAGGCCAAGGGCGTCGTCATGACCGCCTACGGCGTGCGTCCCGACGAGGCGTTCGCGCGCCTCCGACGCGCGTCCAACGACCGGAACGTGCCGTTGCGCGAGATCGCGCTGCTCGTCGCGGACGAGGCCGCACGAGGCGGCTCGGACGTCCTCGCCCGCGTCGACGCGCTCCTGCGCCGACGCTGA
- a CDS encoding phage holin family protein, with amino-acid sequence MIRFLLSFAINVVLAALGLLLASSLFDGVTVHASGFVVAVLIFAVAQAILAPFVFNVARKYASAILGGIGLVSTFLALWVATLIGDGLEISGAATWVGVTVVVWLVGALGGWLLGWLVLTRWWDGRQEQKRIREATSKG; translated from the coding sequence ATGATCCGCTTCCTGCTGAGCTTCGCGATCAACGTGGTCCTCGCCGCACTGGGCCTCCTCCTCGCCTCGAGCCTGTTCGACGGGGTGACCGTGCACGCGTCGGGGTTCGTCGTCGCCGTGCTGATCTTCGCGGTGGCCCAGGCGATCCTTGCGCCGTTCGTGTTCAACGTGGCGCGCAAGTACGCGTCGGCGATCCTGGGCGGCATCGGCCTCGTGTCGACGTTCCTCGCGCTGTGGGTCGCGACGCTGATCGGGGACGGGCTCGAGATCTCGGGCGCCGCCACCTGGGTCGGCGTGACGGTCGTCGTCTGGCTGGTCGGCGCGCTGGGGGGCTGGCTCCTCGGGTGGCTCGTCCTCACCCGCTGGTGGGACGGTCGCCAGGAGCAGAAGAGGATCCGCGAGGCCACGAGCAAGGGCTGA